The following DNA comes from Bacillota bacterium.
GCCACGTCCCGCCAAGCATCGGTTTTCGTCTTTATAGTGTCCTGCCTGACCTGCATTGCCAGGACAGGCCGGCGCTCGATCGCCATAAGCTGCTGCACCAGTTCCGACGTGTCTATCCCGGCCACAAGGCCACCTATCCGCATGGTTCCCGCCATCCCAGGACACCTCCTCAGGCGCGGTCATCCACGAACCTGCCCATCATCTCGCGCATCTTGGCCACCAGGTCAAGAAGTTTCTCCGGCGGTATCTCCCTGATCAGCTCCCCAGTCCTGCGATTCTCCAGGCGCACTACGATCTGCCCTGTCGCCCGGTGCACTGAGAACTTGGCCTGGATGTCGAAAGCTTCCATGGCCCGATTCGCTTCCGTCACGGTCGTCCTGACCTCGCGGAGCCGGCTCGCGGCGGCCCACTCACGAGAGCTGCGTGGGTCCATCCTGGGGTCCATCTGCAGATCTCCCATGCTGGCGCGTCTTGTGTGCTCGAGTTCCACACCGGCCACTTGAG
Coding sequences within:
- a CDS encoding flagellar protein FlaG, which gives rise to MSADRVSQVAGVELEHTRRASMGDLQMDPRMDPRSSREWAAASRLREVRTTVTEANRAMEAFDIQAKFSVHRATGQIVVRLENRRTGELIREIPPEKLLDLVAKMREMMGRFVDDRA